The following is a genomic window from Calliphora vicina chromosome 5, idCalVici1.1, whole genome shotgun sequence.
actttaaagtgattttcggaagcgtgtcttatatgggagcaatgactaattatggaccgatcataaaaaaatatggtacatataatttgttcggcccaaagaagaagcctgttgaaattggctgaaatcggttcattatttcacctagcctccatacaaatgtcctcccgaaattggactttatcggtcataaatgtttaatttatatatgtatctacacaaatttcgctccaaataagttttgtatatacaaaattcatgtcaaaaatttttattatgatcggtccataattattcatagcttccatataagacccgcttccggaaatcactttaaagtgcataaatctgttaaaaatgatggtatacatacaaaattcatgacaaataacttccatatagacacaaatcacgcgacctaatttcatggtgatcggtccataattggacttGTAATCcggttattgagcaaaaaaggtgaaaaattggtatttttttttaaaaaatgggtatttttgcgattttaaggcactggatgcatctttttcgggtaggtgtgttccgtactttttttctactattcaatatctacaactttccttcagccacaaaagagatagtccgtacggtatacgagatataaccgtgctaaaatatagaaaaagtgataaaaatccaccttgaggaataaaaattcgtatggtcattaaattattacggcagccaacttgacaaaactaatgatgcagaagttcttattttagggtctactttcacgtgcaattgtcagaattgagtcccaaagcaatgaactgaaaaatgttgtactgtgtaatttgacttttttaatttagtacttttttcaaaattttactactttttttaaattttgctacaaattaatataaaattaagaatttatgtTTAAGAAaaccttaaattaaaaatttaataattttttttttaatttcttacgtttttgaatttactactttttttaaaaaattctatttttttaaaaattttcacaaaattatttatatactcGTATAAACGAAATTCTcaacagaaatataaaaaatttgccattttttaatttagtactttttttcaaaattttactactttttttatttatttatttaaaattaagaatttatgtATAAGAATAtcttaaattagaaatttaataatttttttttaatttctatacatttttcaattaactacttttttaaaaaattctgctacttttttaaaaatattcataaaattatttatatactgGTATAAAAGAAATTctcaataaaaatatacaaaatttgccattttttaatttagtcctttttttaaaattttactacttttttaaaaaattttaaaattaagaatttatgtataagaaaaccttaaattagaaatttaatcatttttttttaatttctatacatttttcaatgtactactattttaaaaaatgctactacttttttaaaaattttcacaaaattatttatatacatatactcgTATAAACGAAATTctcaataaaaatatacaaaatttttcattttttaatttactacttttttcaaaattttactacttttttaaaaaattttaaaattaagaatttatgtTTAAGAAAACcttaaattataaattcaatcgttttttttgaatttctatacatttttcaatttactactatttcaaaaaattctactacttttttccaagtttccaaaaaaaaattttttttttgctttaaaatttaaattttataattaatgttaaaaaaagcataaaacattttagttttttaaaaatcttttaatattCTTACGATTATAATACAATATTTCAATTAACAAACTTATCACTGCTACTGCATACATTACAGCCAGCATATAAAAAACCACCAACAAATGTTCCAAACCCGCTGAAGTATATGTTTCAGACTCCTGCAAACGTTCTAGATTGCCCGGTGTAAAAACATATTGCAAAGCTTTAAGCTCGTATTGGTAAAACAAACCCGATGAATGTaaatgaaatagaaaatattcCAAATCACGCCAAATGGGCGAATCCGTTTGCAAAGGATAGGCCAAATGATAGGAGCCGAAACAGATATCACtgaatttaaaacgttttagcTTTAAATGTTTCTGGGACTCGTGTAAAAAAAGCCATCTGTCGTCGGTAATGAAATAGGCATAGGATGAATTTAATGCTATTTGATGTTGATAAAATGTAGCCGAGTCCACGGGCTTTAAGAGAGCGAAAAACTCTGGAGAAGGTTGATAGCCCTCCCCCAATAGGAATTCCAATTCATAGTCAATTATGAGAACCGTTAGATTGGCGGCTATTAAATCGGATAAAGTATTAATTTGGGCCCTAAATAGGGACACGGTCAAGGAACTACCCAAATAAGAGGTATAAAAGGCACACAGAAAGAAACCAAAGGAAAATactgtaaaataataaagaaaacttttagGATTCTTTATTGAAATTGAGCGTGAgggggaaatatttaaaatgtgacACAAATTATTAAGCCAGGATCTGTTAACTAAAGGCCATAGCTCGGTCGTTTCACTATTGCAAAACATATTGATTAAATCCTTAAAACACAAGCCCATTAAGGCCCCCAAAATCAAACACCATACCTTCCATTCAAAGGGCTGGAGAGTGTAGAAAAATGTGGAGATACTATTACGCAAAGGTATCATAAGACACCATTTGACTACCATCAAGGGATAACTTTTGTCCAAATCATCATCGGGCTGGAATAAAGCATAGGCATGGGCTGATATCTCGATCTGTTTAGAACGTACTAAATCCAAAACCTCTTTCATATTGACAATATTCGACTGATTGCTGTTATTACTAGGCCCCTCATAGGGCACCAATACACCATTTATTGAACTCACAAATGTCTTTAGTATGGAATATGTGGAACCCTGTAGCATTGCCTTTCCTTTTCGATTTTTATACTGAAATACCCCTGGTATATCTTGCTTAATGGGAGTATGGAATCTATATCTCTGGACATCTTGTGAAGCCGAGTGGATTCTTTGTGTCAACTTCTCATAAGCCAGCTTATAATCTGTGCTATTAACTATTTTGAATACCGGATACATGTCCATGCTGTAGACCATAGACTGGCCCCGCTCTGTTTGAAAATACACCACACTGTTCACAAAATTGCCTTGATATAATAAATAACATAGCTCCCGTATAGCTGTCAAATCCTCAGCTTTTCCCGCATACACTACAAATGTTATGCTATAATGACGTCCAATTAAAAGGCGATTATGCACCAGCATTATGGGATCTTCAGCTCCGGTAGTCACCACTATACCAATATAACCCCTTTTCGACTGAATTTTAATCATTCTCACATCCCTTAATTGAGTccaaacaaattgtgttaattgcGTAAAGTTGGCTATATTCATGATTAACTGATTACAACGCTCATTTTGTTCACCATCCAATTGTTCACTGATAAACCAGACGACATCTTGCATCAGCCTTAAATAGGGAAATGCAGCTATATAATCGTAAAGGAAACTATCCTCTTTGGTGCACAATGTTAAAGGCTTTTGTAGACCAAGCAAAGTAACGATAGCTATGATTAATGTAGTTAAATTCATGGCTGGAGTAAAACTATTTgctgattaaaatttttcagatttaataAGTAAAAGattttgctttataaaatttaattaaaagagggtcaattgttaattttattaaaaaaaaaaaatattttttaagaaatttttaaaaagtagtaaaattttaaaaagtactaaattgataaattaaaacaaagtaCTAAATTTTTGGGAGAAATACTTCATTTCActataattttgattttaattaaatttcataaacattttaaaaaagtagtaaaatttaaaaaaaagtactaaaattaaaaaaaaaaaaatttcatattttttaaaaattttcatatttttatttagattttagtctaatatttaaattttctaacgaaaaaaataaattttttaagaaatttttaaaaagtagtaaaattttaaaaagtactaaattggtaaattaaaaaaaagtattaaatttttaggagaaacacttaatttcactataatttggattttaattaaatttcctaaacattttaaaaaagtagtaaaatttaaaaaaagtactaaatagataaattataaaaaagtactaaatttttagGAGAAAcacatcttttttttaaattttaataagtagttaaatttcaaaaatcctaATTtgacacattaaaaaaaatacaaaatttttgggAGAAACACTTcacaataattttgattttaaatgaatttatacaaactttttaaaaaaatagtaaaatttccaaaaagtactaaaattaaaaatattaaattttcatagttttgtttaattaaaatttatcctaaattttcaacatacgaaataaaaacgtatttttttttttaaattagtgaaatttgtttaaaaagtactaaattgaaaaatgtactaaaatgttcaaaagtactaaatttaaaaaaaaagatttagataaattattaatttgaaattaattttccacTAAATGTTCAACAATGTAGtagatttgaaaaaagtagtaaaattttataagaagtaaaataaaaattaaaaaaagtagatttgaaataaatagtagtaaaattttataaaaagtaaaataaaaaagtagtagaaataaaatttattttttttttggttttatttagaGTTtgatctaaaatttaaattttaaaaaaacttattttttaatgaattttaaaaaagtagcaaaattaagaaaaagtactaaaatatttgaatttcagtaattattttgtttaaataactaACAGTTAATGAAACtgttagttaaattttattttaatttccttcaaattacaaaaagtagtagatttgaaaaataagtaataaaattaaaaactaaaattttcaatCTATTTGTTTAGCATTTAGATCTTAATTTATATGTTccgttcaaaaaaaatttttcgaagaCATTAAAAAGTagtcaaattatataaaaagaactaaattgaaaaaagtaataaatctttaattaacgattttctttctgata
Proteins encoded in this region:
- the LOC135960007 gene encoding uncharacterized protein LOC135960007 — protein: MNLTTLIIAIVTLLGLQKPLTLCTKEDSFLYDYIAAFPYLRLMQDVVWFISEQLDGEQNERCNQLIMNIANFTQLTQFVWTQLRDVRMIKIQSKRGYIGIVVTTGAEDPIMLVHNRLLIGRHYSITFVVYAGKAEDLTAIRELCYLLYQGNFVNSVVYFQTERGQSMVYSMDMYPVFKIVNSTDYKLAYEKLTQRIHSASQDVQRYRFHTPIKQDIPGVFQYKNRKGKAMLQGSTYSILKTFVSSINGVLVPYEGPSNNSNQSNIVNMKEVLDLVRSKQIEISAHAYALFQPDDDLDKSYPLMVVKWCLMIPLRNSISTFFYTLQPFEWKVWCLILGALMGLCFKDLINMFCNSETTELWPLVNRSWLNNLCHILNISPSRSISIKNPKSFLYYFTVFSFGFFLCAFYTSYLGSSLTVSLFRAQINTLSDLIAANLTVLIIDYELEFLLGEGYQPSPEFFALLKPVDSATFYQHQIALNSSYAYFITDDRWLFLHESQKHLKLKRFKFSDICFGSYHLAYPLQTDSPIWRDLEYFLFHLHSSGLFYQYELKALQYVFTPGNLERLQESETYTSAGLEHLLVVFYMLAVMYAVAVISLLIEILYYNRKNIKRFLKN